A genomic segment from Aegilops tauschii subsp. strangulata cultivar AL8/78 chromosome 1, Aet v6.0, whole genome shotgun sequence encodes:
- the LOC109746231 gene encoding uncharacterized protein: protein MESPQKKAASMDGSKSKTTAHLLPVTVAKKTPRPDHVRWVSAWALFTASVFAFSFAVGSAIAYALDHFHVACSQSSFFLRCDQLTDAAEAVVNALGTGMLCCAALQAAAAVLALRLRCRRRSLAYLALALTIGGHCIYAAIAHLLLVADPGDLFFGISFAVSIVFFAAGDIISFVSLLRGGEDEE from the exons ATGGAGTCTCCGCAGAAGAAGGCTGCATCCATGGACGGCAGCAAGAGCAAGACGACGGCTCATCTGCTGCCGGTGACCGTGGCCAAGAAGACGCCACGTCCGGATCATGTCCGATGGGTCAGCGCGTGGGCGCTCTTCACCGCCAGCGTCTTCGCCTTCTCCTTCGCCGTGGGCTCTGCAATCGCCTACGCACTCGACCATTTCCACGTCGCCTGCAGCCAG TCCTCCTTCTTCCTCCGGTGCGACCAGCTGACGGACGCGGCGGAAGCCGTGGTGAATGCCCTAGGGACCGGGATGCTGTGCTGCGCCGCGCTCCAGGCGGCCGCGGCGGTGCTGGCGCTGCGGCTCCGTTGCCGCCGTCGCTCCCTCGCCTACCTCGCGCTCGCGCTCACCATCGGCGGCCACTGCATCTACGCCGCCATAGCCCACCTCTTACTCGTCGCCGACCCAGGAGACCTCTTCTTCGGGATCAGCTTCGCGGTGAGCATCGTCTTCTTCGCGGCGGGAGACATCATCAGCTTCGTGTCCCTCCTCCGCGGCGGCGAGGACGAGGAGTAG